One window of the Rosa rugosa chromosome 3, drRosRugo1.1, whole genome shotgun sequence genome contains the following:
- the LOC133740879 gene encoding serine carboxypeptidase-like 18, translating into MGSKASSLCLHFLLLLLLSGTVLSVHWPVKSLPGYSGDLPFNFETGYISVDGIEFFYYFVESQGNPGADPVLLYLNGGPGCSGLNGFFYQIGPLKFNITDYTGGLPTLMYEPETWTKTASIIFLDAPVGAGFSYANDSAAWTTTDTLAASQYNDFLRSWIDEHPDFSTNPVYIGSDSYAGINLPILAQDIINSNEAGVEPTIYLKGMVLSCPHTNTDIETNAKVIFAHRMALISDSMYESAKNSCNGDYVDTTTAACTESLSAITQCIAEISVTSTLDPDCTFLSPKEKEEEEEKEEKAARRSLRQNPIRSSLSLPSSITNPKDFYCHNFPYLLSDVWGNDEGVQEALHVRPGTVKIFFRCNVSLSYTVDTDDAVAYHKNLTDTGLQLLVFSGDHDMVIPHNGIEYWITTLDLTLDTDWRPWFVSGQVAGFTRRYTNDGYRLTYATIKGAGHSPHEYKRKEVFDMFDRWIHYYPL; encoded by the exons ATGGGTTCCAAAGCAAGCTCACTATGCTTGCATTTCTTGCTTCTACTGCTTCTCTCTGGCACTGTGCTCTCGGTTCATTGGCCTGTAAAATCTCTGCCTGGCTACTCCGGTGATTTGCCCTTCAACTTTGAAACCGG GTATATTAGTGTGGATGGAATCGAGTTCTTCTACTACTTTGTCGAGTCCCAAGGGAACCCTGGAGCTGACCCTGTTTTGCTTTACCTCAATGGAGGCCCTGGATGTTCGGGTTTAAACGGATTCTTCTACCAAATTG GCCCGTTGAAGTTCAACATTACAGATTACACCGGGGGCTTACCGACATTGATGTACGAACCAGAAACATGGACAAAG ACGGCCAGTATAATATTTTTGGATGCACCTGTTGGTGCTGGTTTCTCATACGCCAACGACAGTGCCGCTTGGACCACAACAGATACACTAGCAGCAAGCCAGTACAATGACTTTTTGAGAAGT TGGATAGATGAACACCCGGATTTTAGTACAAATCCAGTCTACATTGGTAGTGATTCATATGCTGGAATAAATCTTCCCATCCTTGCTCAAGATATAATCAACA GCAATGAAGCTGGAGTCGAGCCAACTATATACCTCAAA GGAATGGTACTTAGTTGTCCGCATACAAATACTGATATTGAAACAAATGCCAAAGTAATTTTTGCCCATAGGATGGCTCTAATATCAGATTCAATGTACGAG TCTGCTAAAAACAGTTGCAATGGGGATTATGTGGATACAACCACTGCAGCATGCACAGAAAGTCTCAGTGCTATAACCCAG TGCATTGCTGAAATAAGTGTAACCAGTACCTTGGATCCCGATTGCACTTTCTTGTCCccgaaagaaaaggaagaagaggaagaaaaggaagaaaaagccGCCAGAAGATCTCTCAGACAAAACCCCATCAGGAGTTCATTAAGCCTACCATCATCAATTACAAACCCTAAAGATTTTTACTGCCAT AATTTCCCTTATTTGCTTTCTGATGTATGGGGAAATGATGAAGGCGTCCAAGAGGCTCTTCATGTTCGACCG GGAACTGTCAAAATATTTTTTAGGTGCAACGTTAGTCTCTCGTACACTGTAGACACCGATGATGCCGTCGCTTATCACAAGAATCTGACGGATACAGGCCTGCAATTACTGGTTTTCAG TGGTGACCATGACATGGTTATTCCACATAATGGTATTGAGTACTGGATAACCACATTAGACCTCACTCTCGACACCGATTGGCGTCCTTGGTTTGTTAGTGGTCAAGTCGCGGG gTTCACAAGGAGGTATACAAACGATGGATATCGCTTGACATATGCAACTATTAAG GGAGCTGGTCACTCACCTCACGAGTACAAACGCAAGGAGGTTTTTGACATGTTCGATAGGTGGATCCATTATTATCCTCTCTAA
- the LOC133738325 gene encoding serine carboxypeptidase-like 18, translated as MQITLHCLTMVFDSCNKTMNWVCLHLLLLVIFSANAVYCGTLVKSIPGFDGELPFKLYTGYTTVNGSEMFYYFIESEGTPKEDPLLLWYSGGPGCSAFNGLIYENGPLAFNDTDYEGGVPKTFYYPYSWSRTASLLFVDAPVGTGFSYATDASEYATSDTKTAAQVYQFLRTWLNEHPQYLKVQLFVGADSYSGISGTIVVEHIMAGNDAGFKPRLNLKGYILGCPKTDSTINENSKYSYSHRMALISDELYYSAKNSCNSDFYGATVDEPECYEDVHLIARQIKDINKNHILEPKCTWASPVPDGDSARRSMQEYEYPEDFLRSPLKNPEFCHNFNYALSYVWANDDDVRAALNIRNGTVFDWKRCNKSLDYTYDVTSVLEYHQNLSTKGLQVLIFNGDHDLTIPNTGTEEWIKKLGLTVVNDWRPWLVDGQIAGYTIKYSENGYRLTYATLKGAGHSPQEYKRREGYDMFDRFIHYYPI; from the exons ATGCAAATAACTTTACATTGTCTAACAATGGTATTTGATTCTTGCAACAAAACCATGAACTGGGTTTGTTTGCATTTGCTTCTGCTAGTTATTTTCTCGGCCAATGCAGTTTACTGTGGCACACTGGTCAAGTCTATTCCCGGGTTCGACGGTGAACTTCCTTTCAAGCTCTACACTGG GTATACGACTGTTAATGGCTCAGAGATGTTTTACTACTTCATTGAGTCAGAAGGAACCCCCAAAGAAGACCCTTTGTTGCTGTGGTACAGTGGAGGCCCTGGTTGTTCTGCTTTCAATGGTCTCATTTACGAAAACG GTCCCTTGGCTTTCAACGACACAGATTATGAAGGCGGTGTACCAAAAACATTTTACTATCCATACTCATGGTCAAGG ACTGCAAGCCTATTGTTTGTGGATGCACCTGTTGGCACTGGTTTCTCTTATGCAACTGATGCATCAGAATACGCTACCTCCGATACAAAAACAGCAGCACAGGTTTACCAGTTCTTGAGAACG TGGTTGAATGAGCACCCGCAATACCTCAAGGTTCAGTTGTTTGTTGGGGCTGATTCGTATTCAGGCATATCGGGAACCATTGTTGTTGAACATATAATGGCTG GTAATGATGCCGGATTTAAGCCACGCCTGAATCTCAAG GGCTATATTCTAGGGTGTCCAAAAACAGATTCAACTATCAATGAGAATTCTAAGTACTCCTATTCTCACCGGATGGCACTTATATCAGATGAACTCTATTAT TCGGCTAAAAACAGCTGTAATTCAGATTTCTATGGAGCAACTGTTGATGAACCAGAATGTTACGAGGATGTTCACTTGATTGCAAGG CAAATTAAAGACATAAACAAAAACCATATTCTGGAGCCAAAATGCACATGGGCTTCACCAGTACCCGATGGAGATTCAGCTCGTAGATCTATGCAGGAATACGAATACCCGGAAGACTTCCTCCGGTCACCTCTAAAAAATCCTGAATTCTGTCAC AACTTTAACTATGCGCTATCCTACGTATGGGCAAACGATGATGATGTACGAGCGGCACTTAATATCAGAAAT GGAACAGTATTTGATTGGAAGAGATGCAACAAGAGCTTGGATTACACATATGATGTGACAAGTGTCCTCGAATATCATCAAAATCTCAGTACCAAGGGATTACAAGTTCTGATATTCAA TGGTGATCATGACCTGACAATTCCGAACACCGGCACGGAAGAGTGGATTAAAAAATTGGGTTTGACTGTTGTTAATGACTGGAGACCATGGCTAGTTGATGGTCAGATTGCAGG ATACACCATCAAGTATTCAGAAAATGGATACCGCTTGACATATGCAACCTTAAAG GGGGCAGGTCACTCACCTCAAGAATACAAGCGTCGAGAAGGTTATGACATGTTCGACAGGTTCATCCATTACTATCCCATCTAG